A window of the Emys orbicularis isolate rEmyOrb1 chromosome 1, rEmyOrb1.hap1, whole genome shotgun sequence genome harbors these coding sequences:
- the LOC135873629 gene encoding olfactory receptor 52D1-like — translation MAAFNLSRFDPSTFFLTGIPGLEAAHIWISIPLSMFYIISLLGNFTVLFVVSKEQALHKPMYLLICMLALTDIGTSTSVVPKALCIFWFNLNSITVGGCLTQMFFLYAISAMQSAILVTMAFDRYVAICNPLRYTTILTNHQIAQLGLVGLIRAFLIVLPMPLLLSRHPFCANRIIPNTYCNHMAVTKMSCGDTTVSRMYALVIMLVFTGLDLPLIALSYVLIIRALFRISSKKTHQKALNTCTAHIFVMLMFYPPFIFSTLTYRFGQGIAPHIHIMLANLYSAVTPVLNPIIYGVKTKELCDKVCKYSCRRQSPGATDFKHA, via the coding sequence ATGGCAGCTTTCAACCTCTCCCGCTTTGACCCTTCAACATTCTTCCTAACAGGCATCCCTGGCCTGGAAGCTGCCCATATCTGGATTTCAATCCCTTTATCTATGTTCTACATTATCAGCCTATTGGGAAATTTCACAGTTCTGTTCGTTGTAAGCAAAGAGCAGGCCCTCCACAAGCCGATGTATCTGCTGATCTGCATGCTGGCGCTCACAGACATTGGCACGTCTACCTCCGTTGTGCCAAAagcactgtgtatattttggttcaatttgaaCAGCATTACTGTgggtggctgcctcacccagatgttcttcCTTTATGCGATTTCTGCTATGCAGTCAGCCATCCTCGTGACAATGGCCTTTGATCGCTATGTTGCCATATGTAACCCTCTGAGATACACCACCATCCTCACCAACCATCAAATAGCTCAACTAGGTCTAGTGGGTTTGATAAGAGCTTTTCTCATTGTTCTGCCTATGCCTCTGCTCCTGAGCAGGCATCCATTCTGTGCCAACCGCATTATCCCCAACACGTACTGCAATCACATGGCTGTCACAAAAATGTCATGTGGGGACACCACAGTCAGCAGGATGTATGCCTTGGTGATAATGCTTGTATTCACTGGGTTAGACCTGCCCCTCATTGCCCTGTCCTATGTTCTGATCATCAGGGCCCTCTTCAGAATATCCTCAAAGAAAACCCACCAGAAAGCCCTCaacacctgcacagcccacaTTTTTGTGATGTTGATGTTTTATCCTCCCTTCATCTTCTCCACTTTGACATACCGGTTTGGTCAGGGCATTGCTCCCCACATTCACATCATGTTGGCCAACCTCTATTCCGCTGTCACCCCTGTGCTCAATCCTATCATTTATGGGGTCAAAACCAAAGAGCTTTGTGACAAAGTGTGCAAATACAGCTGCAGAAGGCAATCGCCTGGGGCCACTGACTTTAAACATGCATGA